Below is a genomic region from Granulicella sp. L56.
CCCGAATCCGGAGCTTGCATAGGTATGGCAACCAAAGGACCAATTCACGATCCGGTCGTTGATCCAATGATCGACCCGCGTACCGGCGAGTACGCAGTCATCGCGCCCGGCCACAACTTCAAGTCGGTCACGCAGAAGATCTCCGAGATCGTTCTGACCTCGAACACGCCGCTGGGCTGGTTCTTCGGTCTGATGGTCGCAGGCGGCATCGCGACCGGCGTTGTGATCGGCATCACCTGGCTCTTCCTGAAGGGCGTCGGCATCTGGGGCGTCACCATCCCCGGGGCCTGGGGCTTCGCCATCATCAACTTCGTCTGGTGGATCGGTATCGGCCACGCCGGCACGCTGATCTCGGCGATCCTGCTGCTGTTCAAGCAGACGTGGCGCAACTCGATCAACCGCTTCGCCGAGGCGATGACCATCTTCGCGGTCTGCTGCGCCGGTATCTTCCCCCTGATTCACGTCGGCCGTCCGTGGCTGGCTTACTGGCTGTTCCCCTATCCCAACACGATGAACGTCTGGCCGCAGTTCCGCTCGCCGCTGGCGTGGGACGTGTTCGCGGTTTCGACTTACGCGACCATCTCCATCGTGTTCTGGTATGTCGGAATGATCCCCGACTTCGGCACCCTGCGCGACCGCGCGACGATGCCGCTGGCGAAATATTTCTACGGCATGTTGTCGCTGGGCTGGCGCGGTTCGACCCGGCACTGGATCCGGTATGAATCGGCATCGCTGCTGCTCGCGGGCCTCTCGACGCCGCTGGTGCTCTCGGTACACACCGTCATCAGCTTCGACTTTGCGGTCGCAGCCCTGGCGGGATGGCATACCACCATCTTCCCGCCCTACTTCGTCGCGGGTGCCATCTACTCCGGCT
It encodes:
- the nrfD gene encoding NrfD/PsrC family molybdoenzyme membrane anchor subunit codes for the protein MATKGPIHDPVVDPMIDPRTGEYAVIAPGHNFKSVTQKISEIVLTSNTPLGWFFGLMVAGGIATGVVIGITWLFLKGVGIWGVTIPGAWGFAIINFVWWIGIGHAGTLISAILLLFKQTWRNSINRFAEAMTIFAVCCAGIFPLIHVGRPWLAYWLFPYPNTMNVWPQFRSPLAWDVFAVSTYATISIVFWYVGMIPDFGTLRDRATMPLAKYFYGMLSLGWRGSTRHWIRYESASLLLAGLSTPLVLSVHTVISFDFAVAALAGWHTTIFPPYFVAGAIYSGFAMVITLAIPIRKFYHLEDLVTLRHLDNMAKVMLGTGGIVAYGYAMEVFMSWYSASHWEFFMMWNRMFGPMGWAYWILILTNIAIPLTTLWSRKLRVNVTYLFILSFVVNIGMWFERFVIVVTSLYREYLPSSWGTYVATRWDYIIFIGTWGMFTFLFLGFVRFLPMIPMSEIRMMLPQTKVRRGGADAETVVEETL